From the genome of Synechococcales cyanobacterium T60_A2020_003, one region includes:
- a CDS encoding deoxyhypusine synthase family protein produces the protein YVYAIEQQIGVEHSSLLATAYECGVPIYTSSPGDSSIGMNVAALALEGSKLVLDPSQDVNETAAIAYGARHSGIPGVDGKSAALILGGGSPKNFLLQTQPQIHEVLGLEERGHDYFVQITDARPDTGGLSGATPNEAVSWGKVDPDELPNTVVCYTDSTIALPVMGAYVMNQCAARPLKRLYDQREGLLEQLRRDYFVALEEQKSAEEQPAIALPKLEEESRQPVATYPCGTPIRKG, from the coding sequence AGTACGTTTACGCCATTGAACAACAGATCGGCGTAGAGCATTCCTCGCTGTTGGCAACAGCCTATGAGTGCGGCGTTCCTATCTACACCTCCTCTCCGGGCGATAGCTCCATTGGGATGAATGTGGCTGCCTTGGCTCTGGAAGGCTCGAAGCTGGTGCTTGATCCCTCGCAGGATGTCAACGAAACCGCAGCGATCGCCTATGGTGCTCGGCATTCGGGTATTCCGGGCGTAGACGGCAAGAGTGCAGCCTTGATTCTGGGTGGGGGCAGTCCGAAGAACTTCCTGCTGCAAACCCAGCCACAAATTCACGAGGTTCTGGGTCTGGAAGAGCGGGGGCATGATTACTTCGTGCAGATCACGGATGCCCGTCCTGATACGGGTGGACTGTCGGGAGCAACGCCCAATGAAGCCGTAAGCTGGGGCAAGGTGGATCCCGATGAGTTACCGAATACGGTTGTGTGCTACACCGACAGCACGATCGCCCTCCCGGTCATGGGAGCCTACGTCATGAACCAATGCGCGGCTCGTCCTCTGAAGCGTTTGTACGATCAGCGGGAAGGACTGCTAGAGCAACTACGCCGCGATTACTTTGTGGCCCTAGAGGAGCAGAAATCCGCTGAGGAACAACCTGCGATCGCCCTTCCTAAATTAGAGGAAGAATCTCGTCAACCTGTAGCTACCTATCCCTGCGGGACCCCCATCCGCAAAGGGTAG